In Streptomyces qaidamensis, one DNA window encodes the following:
- the rplP gene encoding 50S ribosomal protein L16: MLIPRRVKHRKQHHPKRNGMAKGGTQVAFGEYGIQALTPAYVTNRQIEAARIAMTRHIKRGGKVWINIYPDRPLTKKPAETRMGSGKGSPEWWIANVKPGRVMFELSYPNEKIAREALTRAAHKLPMKCKIVKREAGEA; encoded by the coding sequence ATGCTGATCCCCCGTAGGGTCAAGCACCGCAAGCAGCACCACCCGAAGCGCAACGGTATGGCCAAGGGTGGCACGCAGGTCGCATTCGGCGAGTACGGTATCCAGGCGCTGACCCCGGCGTACGTGACGAACCGTCAGATCGAGGCCGCGCGTATCGCCATGACCCGCCACATCAAGCGTGGCGGCAAGGTCTGGATCAACATCTACCCGGACCGCCCCCTCACCAAGAAGCCCGCCGAGACCCGCATGGGTTCCGGTAAGGGTTCTCCTGAGTGGTGGATCGCCAACGTCAAGCCCGGACGCGTGATGTTCGAGCTGTCGTACCCCAACGAGAAGATCGCGCGCGAGGCCCTGACCCGTGCGGCTCACAAGCTGCCGATGAAGTGCAAGATCGTCAAGCGCGAGGCAGGTGAAGCGTGA
- the rplD gene encoding 50S ribosomal protein L4: MSTVDILSPAGDKAGSVELPAEIFDVEKVSIPLIHQVVVAQLAAARQGTHKTKTRGEVRGGGKKPYRQKGTGRARQGSTRAPQFAGGGVVHGPVPRDYSQRTPKKMKAAALRHALTDRARHNRIHVVSGVVEGETPSTRAAKTLFGKISERKNLLLVVDRADEAAWLSARNLPQIHILEPGQLNTYDVLVSDDVVFTQAAFESFVSGPKANDTEGSEV; encoded by the coding sequence ATGAGCACTGTTGACATCCTTTCGCCGGCGGGCGACAAGGCCGGTTCCGTCGAGCTCCCCGCGGAGATCTTCGACGTTGAGAAGGTCAGCATTCCGCTGATCCACCAGGTCGTCGTCGCACAGCTGGCCGCTGCCCGCCAGGGCACGCACAAGACCAAGACCCGTGGCGAGGTCCGCGGCGGTGGCAAGAAGCCGTACCGCCAGAAGGGCACCGGTCGCGCCCGTCAGGGTTCGACCCGCGCGCCGCAGTTCGCCGGTGGTGGCGTCGTGCACGGTCCCGTGCCGCGTGACTACTCGCAGCGGACCCCGAAGAAGATGAAGGCTGCCGCGCTGCGTCACGCCCTCACCGACCGGGCCCGCCACAACCGCATCCACGTCGTCTCCGGCGTGGTCGAGGGCGAGACCCCCTCCACGAGGGCCGCCAAGACGCTGTTCGGCAAGATCTCGGAGCGCAAGAACCTGCTCCTGGTCGTCGACCGCGCCGACGAGGCCGCGTGGCTGTCCGCCCGCAACCTGCCCCAGATCCACATCCTGGAGCCGGGCCAGCTGAACACGTACGACGTTCTCGTCTCGGACGACGTGGTCTTCACCCAGGCCGCCTTCGAGTCCTTCGTGTCCGGCCCGAAGGCCAATGACACCGAAGGGAGCGAGGTCTGA
- the rplC gene encoding 50S ribosomal protein L3, which produces MAKQIKGILGEKLGMTQVWDANNRVVPVTVVKAGPNVVTQVRTNDVDGYESVQIAFGEIDPRKVNKPLKGHFAKADVTPRRHLVEIRTADASEYTLGQEITAEVFEAGIKVDVTGKSKGKGFAGVMKRHNFKGLGAGHGTQRKHRSPGSIGGCATPGRVFKGLRMAGRMGNERVTTQNLTVHAVDAEKGLLLIKGAVPGPNGGLVLVRTAAKGA; this is translated from the coding sequence ATGGCTAAGCAGATCAAGGGCATCCTGGGCGAGAAGCTCGGCATGACGCAGGTGTGGGACGCGAACAACCGTGTTGTTCCGGTCACCGTCGTCAAGGCCGGCCCCAACGTCGTCACCCAGGTCCGCACGAACGACGTCGACGGCTACGAGTCCGTCCAGATCGCGTTCGGCGAGATCGACCCGCGCAAGGTGAACAAGCCCCTCAAGGGCCACTTCGCCAAGGCCGACGTCACTCCCCGCCGCCACCTCGTCGAGATCCGTACCGCTGACGCCAGCGAGTACACCCTCGGCCAGGAGATCACCGCTGAGGTGTTCGAGGCCGGCATCAAGGTCGACGTGACCGGCAAGAGCAAGGGCAAGGGCTTCGCCGGTGTCATGAAGCGTCACAACTTCAAGGGCCTCGGCGCCGGACACGGCACCCAGCGCAAGCACCGCTCCCCCGGTTCCATCGGTGGCTGCGCCACCCCGGGCCGTGTGTTCAAGGGCCTCCGCATGGCGGGTCGCATGGGCAACGAGCGGGTCACCACCCAGAACCTGACCGTCCACGCCGTTGACGCGGAGAAGGGTCTGCTGCTCATCAAGGGCGCGGTTCCCGGTCCGAACGGCGGCCTCGTCCTGGTCCGCACCGCGGCCAAGGGGGCCTGA
- the rplV gene encoding 50S ribosomal protein L22, which translates to MEARAQARYIRVTPMKARRVVDLIRGLNATEAQAVLRFAPQAASQPVGKVLDSAIANAAHNYDHTDVDSLFVSEAYVDEGPTLKRFRPRAQGRAYRIRKRTSHITVVVSSKEGTR; encoded by the coding sequence ATGGAAGCCAGGGCCCAGGCGCGGTACATCCGCGTCACGCCCATGAAGGCCCGCCGCGTGGTGGACCTCATCCGTGGCCTGAACGCCACGGAGGCTCAGGCGGTCCTGCGTTTCGCCCCGCAGGCCGCGAGCCAGCCGGTCGGCAAGGTGCTTGACAGCGCCATCGCCAACGCCGCGCACAACTACGACCACACCGATGTCGACAGCCTCTTCGTCTCCGAGGCCTACGTCGACGAGGGCCCGACCCTGAAGCGGTTCCGTCCGCGCGCCCAGGGCCGTGCCTACCGGATCCGCAAGCGGACCAGCCACATCACCGTGGTCGTCAGCAGCAAGGAAGGAACCCGGTAA
- the rplB gene encoding 50S ribosomal protein L2 — MGIRKYKPTTPGRRGSSVADFVEVTRSTPEKSLVRPLHSKGGRNNSGRVTVRHQGGGHKRAYRVIDFRRHDKDGVPAKVAHIEYDPNRTARIALLHYADGEKRYILAPRGLSQGDRVENGPGADIKPGNNLALRNIPVGTTLHAIELRPGGGAKFARSAGASVQLLAKEGSMAHLRMPSGEIRLVDQRCRATVGEVGNAEQSNINWGKAGRKRWLGVRPTVRGVVMNPVDHPHGGGEGRTSGGRHPVSPWGKKEGRTRSPKKASNKYIVRRRKTNKKR; from the coding sequence ATGGGAATCCGCAAGTACAAGCCGACTACGCCGGGCCGTCGTGGCTCCAGCGTCGCCGACTTCGTCGAGGTCACGCGGTCCACGCCGGAGAAGTCGTTGGTCCGCCCCCTGCACAGCAAGGGTGGCCGTAACAACTCCGGTCGTGTGACCGTCCGCCACCAGGGCGGTGGCCACAAGCGCGCCTACCGCGTGATCGACTTCCGTCGTCACGACAAGGACGGCGTGCCGGCGAAGGTCGCGCACATCGAGTACGACCCCAACCGCACCGCGCGCATCGCGCTCCTGCACTACGCGGACGGCGAGAAGCGCTACATCCTCGCGCCGCGTGGCCTGAGCCAGGGCGACCGCGTCGAGAACGGTCCCGGGGCCGACATCAAGCCGGGCAACAACCTTGCCCTGCGCAACATCCCGGTCGGTACCACGCTGCACGCCATCGAGCTGCGTCCGGGCGGCGGTGCGAAGTTCGCCCGCTCCGCCGGCGCCTCGGTGCAGCTGCTCGCGAAGGAGGGCTCGATGGCCCACCTCCGCATGCCGTCCGGTGAGATCCGCCTGGTCGACCAGCGCTGCCGCGCCACGGTCGGCGAGGTGGGCAACGCCGAGCAGAGCAACATCAACTGGGGTAAGGCGGGCCGTAAGCGCTGGCTGGGCGTCCGCCCGACCGTGCGTGGTGTGGTCATGAACCCGGTGGACCACCCGCACGGTGGTGGCGAAGGCCGTACCTCGGGTGGTCGCCACCCGGTGTCCCCCTGGGGCAAGAAGGAAGGCCGTACTCGTTCGCCCAAGAAGGCGTCGAACAAGTACATCGTCCGCCGCCGCAAGACGAACAAGAAGCGCTAA
- the rplW gene encoding 50S ribosomal protein L23, translating into MAIRHPAIASKAAKKAKAARVAKARRHAAEGKNTVETPLSKSFTDPRDVLLKPVVSEKSYALLDEGKYTFIVDPSANKTQIKQAVQSVFSVKVTGVNTINRQGKRKRTRTGFGQRASTKRAIVTLAEGDRIDIFGGPTA; encoded by the coding sequence ATGGCTATCCGTCACCCCGCTATCGCCTCCAAGGCGGCGAAGAAGGCCAAGGCCGCGCGCGTCGCCAAGGCGCGCCGCCACGCCGCCGAGGGCAAGAACACCGTCGAGACCCCGCTGAGCAAGTCCTTCACGGACCCCCGTGACGTGCTGCTCAAGCCGGTCGTCTCCGAGAAGAGCTACGCGCTCCTCGACGAGGGCAAGTACACGTTCATCGTGGACCCGAGCGCCAACAAGACCCAGATCAAGCAGGCCGTGCAGTCGGTCTTCTCGGTCAAGGTCACCGGGGTCAACACGATCAACCGCCAGGGCAAGCGCAAGCGGACCCGCACCGGCTTCGGCCAGCGCGCGTCCACCAAGCGCGCGATCGTGACCCTCGCTGAGGGCGACCGTATCGACATCTTCGGCGGTCCGACCGCGTAA
- the rpsC gene encoding 30S ribosomal protein S3, protein MGQKVNPHGFRLGVTTDFKSRWYADKLYKDYVKEDVAIRRMMTSGMERAGISKVEIERTRDRVRVDIHTARPGIVIGRRGAEADRIRGDLEKLTGKQVQLNILEVKNPETDAQLVAQAVAEQLSSRVSFRRAMRKSMQSAMKAGAKGIKIQCGGRLGGAEMSRSEFYREGRVPLHTLRANVDYGFFEAKTTFGRIGVKVWIYKGDVKNIAEVRAENAAARAGNRPARGGADRPARGGRGGERGGRGRKPQQAAGAEAPKAEAPAAAAPAESTGTEA, encoded by the coding sequence ATGGGCCAGAAGGTAAACCCGCACGGGTTCCGGCTCGGTGTCACGACCGACTTCAAGTCGCGTTGGTACGCCGACAAGCTGTACAAGGACTACGTCAAGGAAGACGTCGCCATCCGTCGGATGATGACGTCCGGCATGGAGCGCGCCGGCATCTCCAAGGTCGAGATCGAGCGCACCCGTGACCGCGTGCGTGTGGACATCCACACCGCTCGTCCGGGCATCGTCATCGGCCGCCGTGGCGCCGAGGCCGACCGCATCCGCGGTGACCTCGAGAAGCTCACCGGCAAGCAGGTCCAGCTGAACATCCTCGAGGTCAAGAACCCCGAGACCGACGCTCAGCTGGTTGCCCAGGCCGTCGCCGAGCAGCTCTCCTCCCGCGTCTCCTTCCGCCGCGCCATGCGTAAGAGCATGCAGTCGGCGATGAAGGCCGGCGCCAAGGGCATCAAGATCCAGTGCGGTGGCCGCCTCGGCGGCGCCGAGATGTCCCGCTCGGAGTTCTACCGCGAGGGCCGTGTGCCCCTGCACACGCTCCGCGCGAACGTGGACTACGGCTTCTTCGAGGCCAAGACGACCTTCGGCCGCATCGGTGTGAAGGTCTGGATCTACAAGGGCGACGTCAAGAACATCGCCGAGGTCCGCGCCGAGAACGCCGCTGCCCGTGCGGGTAACCGCCCGGCCCGCGGTGGCGCCGACCGCCCGGCCCGTGGTGGCCGCGGTGGCGAGCGTGGCGGGCGCGGTCGCAAGCCGCAGCAGGCTGCCGGCGCCGAGGCCCCCAAGGCCGAGGCTCCCGCTGCCGCCGCTCCGGCTGAGAGCACCGGAACGGAGGCCTGA
- the rpsS gene encoding 30S ribosomal protein S19 — MPRSLKKGPFVDDHLIKKVDAQNEAGTKNVIKTWSRRSMIVPAMLGHTLAVHNGKTHIPVFVTESMVGHKLGEFSPTRTFRGHVKDDRKSKRR; from the coding sequence ATGCCTCGTAGCTTGAAGAAGGGGCCCTTCGTCGACGACCACCTGATCAAGAAGGTGGACGCCCAGAACGAAGCCGGCACCAAGAACGTCATCAAGACCTGGTCCCGTCGCTCCATGATCGTGCCGGCCATGCTCGGCCACACGCTCGCGGTGCACAACGGCAAGACCCACATTCCGGTGTTCGTCACCGAGTCGATGGTCGGCCACAAGCTCGGCGAGTTCTCGCCGACGCGCACCTTCCGGGGTCACGTCAAGGACGACCGGAAGTCGAAGCGCCGCTAA
- the rplN gene encoding 50S ribosomal protein L14, translating into MIQQESRLRVADNTGAKEILCIRVLGGSGRRYAGIGDVIVATVKDAIPGGNVKKGDVIKAVIVRTVKERRRPDGSYIRFDENAAVILKNDGDPRGTRIFGPVGRELREKKFMKIISLAPEVL; encoded by the coding sequence GTGATCCAGCAGGAGTCGCGACTGCGTGTCGCCGACAACACTGGTGCGAAGGAAATCCTTTGCATCCGTGTGCTCGGTGGCTCCGGTCGCCGCTACGCGGGTATCGGTGACGTCATCGTCGCCACCGTCAAGGACGCGATCCCCGGCGGCAACGTGAAGAAGGGTGACGTCATCAAGGCGGTCATCGTTCGCACCGTCAAGGAGCGCCGCCGTCCGGACGGCTCGTACATCCGCTTCGACGAGAACGCCGCTGTCATTCTCAAGAACGACGGCGACCCTCGTGGCACCCGTATCTTCGGCCCGGTGGGCCGGGAGCTGCGCGAGAAGAAGTTCATGAAGATCATCTCCCTCGCGCCGGAGGTGCTGTGA
- the rpsQ gene encoding 30S ribosomal protein S17, producing MSESNVTEETKTDRGFRKTREGLVVSDKMDKTVVVAVEDRVKHALYGKVIRRTNKLKAHDEQNAAGVGDRVLLMETRPLSATKRWRVVEILEKAK from the coding sequence ATGAGCGAGAGCAACGTGACTGAAGAGACCAAGACGGACCGCGGTTTCCGCAAGACCCGTGAGGGTCTGGTCGTCAGCGACAAGATGGACAAGACCGTCGTCGTCGCCGTCGAGGACCGCGTCAAGCACGCGCTGTACGGCAAGGTCATCCGCCGTACGAACAAGCTCAAGGCCCACGACGAGCAGAACGCCGCGGGTGTCGGCGACCGTGTCCTCCTCATGGAGACCCGGCCGCTGTCCGCGACGAAGCGCTGGCGCGTCGTCGAGATCCTCGAGAAGGCCAAGTAA
- the rpmC gene encoding 50S ribosomal protein L29 yields the protein MSAGTKASELRELGNEELLNKLREAKEELFNLRFQAATGQLENHGRLKAVRKDIARIYTLMRERELGIETVESA from the coding sequence ATGTCGGCCGGTACCAAGGCGTCCGAGCTGCGCGAGCTGGGCAACGAGGAGCTCCTCAACAAGCTCCGCGAGGCCAAGGAAGAGCTGTTCAACCTCCGCTTCCAGGCGGCGACGGGCCAGCTCGAGAACCACGGCCGGCTCAAGGCCGTCCGTAAGGACATCGCGCGGATCTACACCCTGATGCGTGAGCGCGAGCTGGGCATCGAGACGGTGGAGAGCGCCTGA